The following coding sequences lie in one Crassostrea angulata isolate pt1a10 chromosome 10, ASM2561291v2, whole genome shotgun sequence genomic window:
- the LOC128166451 gene encoding U-scoloptoxin(05)-Sm1a-like produces the protein MHKTSLLQTLMVLASASTVFGLDCYQCNSTLDSNCQDRFNHDQSINPIRSTKCTVYNSRYCIKITGVWGGIVGTHRFCSARDLGDQCQDLSYPDHDRLYRACVYSCTSDDCNSAPFRAPSILLSLVGLLLMKLFC, from the exons atgcaTAAAACAAGTCTTCTACAAACGTTGATGGTCCTGGCTTCTGCCTCAACAG TTTTTGGATTGGATTGTTACCAATGTAACTCAACATTAGATTCAAACTGTCAAGACCGATTCAACCATGATCAAAGTATCAACCCAATTCGGTCCACCAAGTGCACAGTGTACAACTCTCGCTACTGCATCAAGATAACAGGCGTGTGGGGAG GTATTGTGGGGACCCATCGGTTCTGCAGTGCCCGTGACCTGGGTGACCAGTGCCAGGATTTGTCTTACCCTGACCACGACCGCTTGTACCGTGCCTGTGTATACAGCTGTACCAGCGATGACTGTAACTCTGCCCCCTTTCGTGCACCCTCCATTTTACTGTCACTCGTGGGACTGCTTCTGATGAAATTATTCTGTTAA